The genomic segment tcttcttagaaaaaataaaagtgttctctgataattataaattttcttaagTAAAACTTCTACCTGattatttgtttttcattgataatttctaaaataaattcataCTAACATTTTGAGAATATTACATGAGGTATAGAAATACaaaagattttatgaaattttttgaaaacacttattttccattaattaatttaaataagtcaaaatttatataattgatACAAAAGAGCATCATTTTtctattctaaatttttttaaaatgtatgtaTTATTTACAGGTACTAGCCCCAACTCCGATATCATCTCAACCATTACAAGTAAGTTTTCTTaaacatttttccttttttattctctttcttgGTGAGTTATTCTTccatttttatctttaatttctatTAACTTTCCTCCTTCactaattaacaaaaaatatagtATTGTTTTCAAGAAATAATACATAGAAAAAGATAAGTTGTATACCTAGGCTAGAAATATGATTTGTCAAAGAAATaaagattttataaaataaatgttaCATTCGTTTTCCTATATCTTTTAATTACGACTAGTTAGTACAATTGTCACGATCCCATTGGACATGAGGGGCCCCCACAACATTCTCTGGTGGGAATACCAATAATCCCAAAAATATTTACCAACACttcaagaaaatagaagaaattatcCATCTAACAAATTAAAACAATGCGGAAATACGTACTAAAGTGAAACCACCCTAGACACCAAAAATCTATGTACAAAAACATTCTAACAATATTATGAAGGCAAtgcaacccaaaaatcaaaagaaaatgcaTAATGTACAAAATAAAAGACCATGACATTAAAGAAAGATTCTATGGTAGTTGAATAAGCTGCTCAACCCTGAAATCTCAATCACTCGCTAGAATCACAGTTGATTTCTCGTTGGAGCCACTGAAATATGTGTTGCACTCAACAAAAGTAATAGCAGGTATAATATCAGTATACAAGAACAATAGTGTACTAGTAGAGTCATTTGTCCAACCCAAGATGAGTATATGAGCATATAACTACAATATAGTACACTAAGTTAATCCAAGTTCATAAAAACCTACACCCAGAATAACAAATATCAATTAAGCTGTTTAGGATTACAAACAATAAGTCAAGTCATTTACCACAAAGTAAAATAAGCCACACAAAGCCAAAACAGGTAagcaataatataaataaatgtaTTCCTCGGTTAACTCATGGAACTGTAAACACACCTGAACTTTATACAAAAATGCTATGGATATTATAACCATCCTCCAGCCATGGCCGGCAGGGGTTGAATTTTGTCCATCAACTAAAAACCTAGACACAAGTGTCTTCCAATCTTGTTCTCCCAAAATATCGAGAAAATATTCCAAATAGCAGAGCATTGCTTATTTAACCATAACGtttgtcaaaatcatacaacaagaaCAAAATCATTAAATTGAACACACCAAACAACATATACTATCAAGTAACTTTAAGAAGTAGTTAACACATATAGTATAAATCAGATTACACAACAATACCATCACCTACCACGAACCAAGCTGCAAAATTTCACTATGCTGGAGCCTTGTCTTTCTGTATAATTTTTGCTTGATCACGGTCtagaaaatacatataaatacataatttataaaatgACCAACCACATTGGAAATTATAACTCACACCAAGACCCAAAGTCGATCTTCATGATCATTCTCTCCCCATTCTAGGGCTTTTCAACTTTAATTCacccaaaaatataaattttatggaTAATTTAGTAAATTACAGGCATACAAAAGTAAACtaacaataattaagaaaaactCATTGATTTTATACTCAATTTACCTCATTGTactagaaaatcaagaaaatccaACCCTTAACCCTCTCTGACTAGATTATTGATTTACAAGTTAATAGCAATATATTCCTTATCTTAACAGCAAAATATAATGAAAAGTTATTGGTTATGCCCCTTATTGCCACTATTAAAGACCgacatatttcttaaaaaaatattttgggagaTTTTTGAAATAAACAATGATTTATGTTGCTATAGTAGCATATGTTGTAATAGCAACATTGCTATAGCGACTTTGTCGTTATAACGGCCCTTTGACTGCATTGATCGTCACCATAatgaaaatttttcaattttgagtttaTCGCTATAGCGACATACATGTTCTATAGAAACGTcgacaaaaattttattttcctccAAAAATCTCAAACTTTAAATATATGACATCCCAAATAATACCCTTTATGCTATGACATATTTCGTGAGTTCATCTTATCCATATTTGGTTCCGTAAAATTCTATAGGTTTCTTATAATTATAGAAAACTAGTGATCAAATTAAACAACACCATACTTATCCAAATTATTTCCAAATTTTCCTAGACCATACCTCGCTCTAATTTCATCCAAAACTAAtctaacttgaattttataaCTTTGAATACAGAGAGAATTTAATCTAAAATTTTAAGCAAAAGGTTTATACATAACGACGGACAAGGTGGTTACAATAATTTTAGTGTATTagataaaaattttcaattttatttctatttaactacataaatgataaattttatatttatttgaagTTAGGCATGTTAATTTATAGTGATTACAATAATGTTGTTTTTGATCTAGATGTACATCATGGATAATTTTACTACTAATGAATAATACAAGAACCTAGTTATTAGATACTATAATTGTTACATGTCTTGAATATTTTAGGAATACATAATTTCAATTTGTTTAGGAGAAACTTTGTCCTAATAGATTTGGAAAGGACAAATATATTTCTTGTAGGTTTAGGAGAACCTTTTCCTTATAGGTTTGTGACTATTTTGCGGTTCATATATAGGGTGGCTTGAGATTCTAGATcattttacactttttttttttctttcatattgaaCAACTCTATCTGTCATTGCTTGGAGGTTAGGCTAGGCCGATCCTCGTGAAAATCTTGTAttatttatcttctttatttttgttgtttgtggttATGAGCTACTTAACCGATAGTGTTTCTGcaataattggtatcaaagcaaggttgGGGTTTCTACTCATAATCTAGGGTTAAGATGTATACATAATCTTCAACAATATATTAAATAGAGAAATTCGATAGGGGATCTAGTTTCATTCAGTGGGAGACTAGAATGATGTCTTCCCTAGTGTTATAAGGGTTATGGAAGGCAATTAAGGAAACTTTtcaaaaagagttgaaagaattaaagaaagaaGACCTAAAGTAGTAGGCTTTAAGTGCGATCATCATGAGCATTAAATATAACTTTCTTCATGAAATTGCTAAAGAGATTCAGTTACTTCACAAAAATCTAACATGGAAGTTTGTTTTATTACCAAGGGAACAAAAGGTAGTAGACAACAAGGGGGATGTTGATGTGAAGTATGTATCTAGACATGATAATCAAGTAGACATGATGATGAAGGCAGTCCCAACCTATATGTTTAAATGAAGGCAGTCCCAAGCCATATGTTTAGGCATTGCCCAAACTTGACTGTAACAGATAGCACTAAGTGAGCTCTTTCGGGGGTTGGAAGTGAAGCAGAGAGATGTTGTTCCTATTGATGAAGGAAATTCATGTCAAAGGGAAGATTtctgaattatgttttgaattttttcttgtatATTTTAAGAAACTTATAATCTGTATTGATTTAGAAGACCCTTCGTCTTAATAGATTTGGAAAGGAAAATATAGTCTTTTTAGGACTGGGAGAACCTTTTCTTATAGGTTTCGAAACATTTTGGTATCTATATATAGGATATGTAGTTGGAGATTCTAAAACATTATACACTTCTTCATTTCctttaaaaatgaaatactatTGCTGCTTTTGTTTAGAGGATTAGGCCTAGCTGaacctcgttaaaaccttatgTTCTTTTTCTACTCTATTTTCTTCATTTGTGGTTGTGTTTGTGTGCTAGTTAACCCATGAAATTTTTGCAATACTAATAAACTACTATCTTATTCTTAGTAATGTTTCTCAAAATTGCCTATTGATATATGATAAAAAGTTACTCTCTTTAAAGTTTTCTcatatttgtttcaaaataataagaaattcaGCTAGTATATGTAAATAGTTTTCTTATAAATATGGTCGGGCACATGTGAGTaggggctctgatgctccagtgcagaGGTGTGAGATAGTGGCTATGGATAATTTTAGCTTACGGAGGACAAAAaacttgatagaaaggtgtggaagAGGAGGATTAGGGTATACGGTTAGGAggtgggagtgcgtcggtaacaATAGGGGAGTGTTCTTttttgtgtctgaagtttcttgttcgtggtgttgagaGCTATCTATGGTTTCaaatttatagttttagtattatcctGTGGATCTAGTATTATCATGCGGGTAGTGTTGTTAGTTTATAAacatttatgttttttgtttgatatattttCATTAGTTCTAAGACGAAGGTCTATTGGGAATAGTCTTTTTACTTCACCTTAGGTAGTTGAATGGAATGCGcatactctaccctccctagaccccactaggtaTGAATAcagtgggtatgttgttgttgttgtcttataAATATGGTCTCTTTTTGTGGATTATTGAGAATAATTTATGTTTAAATGTCCTTTTGTTATCTAAAACATGATTGTCAAAGTGAGTTTAAGATTCTTGTGTCTTATATTAgataagaacaaaaaataatgtaGGCGTAAAAAGCACTAAATATCGGCACACTTGCACAATATAGCAAGTCTGCCATTAACTTAGATTGTTTGTTTTGATAAGGAAAACTGTTACTACTCCCTTAGTTCATTTGATGTGACGTTTTCTTACACATTTTTGGAAAAAGTGTTACATTtctgtattttaaaaataatttaacacttgatttctcatttttttgttcttttgcaACAAAACTTtaacatattttcatatttgCAGAATGATGTTGGAACTATGATAGTATCCCAACATCCTGTTGTGAGGAAGTCTAGGCTAGTTACTACCATAGTCAAAAGCACGACTTTGGTTCACTTCATAATTGTACCTTCTAAAGGTGAAGAAGACATTtatactataaaagaaaaagaggttaGTACATTTGATTACAAAAATTGTTTCTATGTAAAAGTCCCTAATATAGTTAAACGTTACTAAAGTAGTGTCCTTTgtctagatattttttttttattatagtaaAATGTTGTTATAGAGAACATATAACAAAAAGACTTTGTTATTATAGTAAAAGGTTGTTGTAGAGGATGGTTATTTTGTTGAGAGGCCTAACTATTTTATATTTCGTTATGGACTGAAATAATAGGATGGAGATGAGCCAAGTGATCCACATCGAATTAATCTCGATTACCATGACAAGCTACATGGATGGGTAGCTCAAAGGAGACAACGCCAGAATGGAAAATGTGAAACGGTAAATATAAgttcttttatgttttatttattttatttgcatGTCGAGTCTTACTACATTACTGAAGAAcactcatatttatttatttatgtatctaTCTATTTTTCTGATTCATAGGAAGGTTTTAAAAATACCTTTGACATGTATGACTTTTTTTTTGATTATGTCATACTTGGTAATTGGGATTCACTGATAGCCATTTCTCTGTACATGCTAACTTAGTTTCACTttgtttctcttttctatttccttcaaacaaaaaaaatggtAAGGTGTggtttagtttgttttgtgtGCATTAAAATCATCAAACAAGTTTCTtgtgattttaattatttgtaaTGTAACTACAATACGAAATTTAGGAAAATTCTTCAATACAGAATTATTTTGTAATGCAACTGGAATTATTTGGTAATGTAACTACTGTATATTGCAGTTTTACTTTCATAAGAGCAAAGATAGTATGTGTCGATCTATTAATGAAGTGAGAAGACATATTTTCCAAGGTGAAAAACTGAAGGTAGAAATTAATCTAGAGACAAAAGCAGAAAAAGTGACTGTGGTAAGTTGTTACATTGCATGTATTTCATCATATTAGGGATCCACGCCAATTATATTATTCTTATAAAATTTTTCTCTTAAATTTCTAGATTAAGGTTGCAAACAAGAGatccaagaaaagaaaaggagaatcTTCAATCTCGGAGAAGGAATCTGCTATAAAGAAACACAAAAGCAATGGAGGcgacaattatgaaaaaatagaggTTGAAAAATTTCTCAAAGATGCACAGGACAACCTGACGAACATGGATGAAACACAAAGACAAGGTAATTTGTACTGATTCTACTATTAGATTATAGGAGATATACAAAACTAGGAATTTGCGACACACAACTTTTATTGCTAAACAATGAACATCCACCGTTTATACTATTTAATGAAAGTCCACTTGTTTAGAATCATGGACGCTATTTTTCTAACACATTTTCATCacatttacaatttttttatcCACTATTCTCATATTAAAATTCTTAGAGAAGAAATTGAACTAGTTGATTTTTTACTTCATTTATAGTGATCATAATGTGTTGGAACTATTATATCATTGATTTTGAAGTCTTGTGTGCTCTATATAACTCCTATTGTTAACATTAGATTAAGAGAATTAGAAATTAATCATGTGTTTTTTTATTTGTAGGGACAATGTTCTTAAATAGTGGGGCTGATCAAGTAGAAGCTTGAAAGCAATGGGATGAAAGTGTGTGTTCAAATATTGTTCTTAAAAAAGCATGAatgttttctgtttttttttaaaCATATGCATATGAATATGACGATAACTCAACGAATTTGCATATGCAGTTGACTTTCTAGTATTTTAAGTacttataatatcaaaatttggGATACTTTTGTAGTTCGTTAACTACTATCGATGTTTTCAATGGTTTGATAATTTTAGAGAatgtcaattaataatatttatagttACCTTTGTTATTACTAAATGTTTTCTTCGGTAACAATTATAAAGTTTAATGTTGCCACAAATGTTGTAGCAGTTTATGTAGCAATGTTATCGCTATTTTTTTCTGCGGGAAAAGTTGTAATAGATAGTTTATTGATTTTGTAGCAGGAAAAGTCGCGACTAATAACAATATACAATAGCAAGATAAAAATTGTTGCTGATAATTATATACTTTCGTAGAGATAGGAGTCACTACTAACAAAATCATTAGTAGAGACTAAAAAGTTACCACTAATAGATTATTAGTTTTTATGGCAAGTAAgtcgagaaaattgaagaaaaggtgtcttttatGTCTTGAAATAAGGATTGGTaatattgaccaacttaaagggtcaaacatcactagaaaacttgattaagttaactatggacttgattaatatttttaaaactttctaatcttttcaaaaatacaaatcaacccacactcCTCTTCTATCCAAATCAACTagtctctcttctctttctctctcgacagcttctctcaactctctcccaaccaaaaGTTCTGTAAAATTCTCCATACAATCCCCGGTGACTTCAACCTCTGGCAAAAAATAGTTGGGCGACTTCCCTTTCGACTTTCAATTAATCGATGTAAAGACTTCTCCGgcaacaacaactttgagttcgtCATCGTCCTATTTCCTTTTTCACTGGTAAAatattatgaagaaacagaggaacttgagacaactactcttctagtacagaaatgtggactaaataaaatcctaaattttggcatttcttcttcttattgccgctctgttgattcgaatttgttgaTTATTTTTTGTCACAATTGATGTTCTTAATCTCtttgtgtgtgatgtgttggtgttgctagattgatttgttgtttgtcttggtaaataTGGTGTTGCAATAAATAAAACATCTGATACGATAGATGAagacatctaatgcaacagatgaaaacatttgatgtaacagatgaaaaatatctaatgcaataaattaaaatttgatgcaactacgaaaatctaatgcaatagatgaacaatctagcagatcattcatctgttgcgatagacgactcttctatttggaagaaatgtaaataatattgatccaaccgATAACTAGTTTTGCAATAGACGAGTGATATGTTTCAgcagatcagtgatctatttttactgtttccaatggtttacttatccgttgcaacaagtcagttatatgctgcaacagataatat from the Capsicum annuum cultivar UCD-10X-F1 chromosome 9, UCD10Xv1.1, whole genome shotgun sequence genome contains:
- the LOC124885186 gene encoding uncharacterized protein LOC124885186; this translates as MDSSHHEVNPCRDIVPYVPPVQILVLAPTPISSQPLQNDVGTMIVSQHPVVRKSRLVTTIVKSTTLVHFIIVPSKGEEDIYTIKEKEDGDEPSDPHRINLDYHDKLHGWVAQRRQRQNGKCETEGFKNTFDMYDFFFDYVILGNWDSLIAISLYMLT
- the LOC107842152 gene encoding uncharacterized protein LOC107842152 translates to MCRSINEVRRHIFQGEKLKVEINLETKAEKVTVIKVANKRSKKRKGESSISEKESAIKKHKSNGGDNYEKIEVEKFLKDAQDNLTNMDETQRQGTMFLNSGADQVEA